In Nicotiana tabacum cultivar K326 chromosome 10, ASM71507v2, whole genome shotgun sequence, the DNA window TAGCAGGACAGCTCAACGAACTATAAAAAAAGGTTAGCTCGATGCACTAAGTTCCCGCTATGCGCAGGTCTAGGGAAGGGctagaccacaagggtctatcatACACATTCTTATCCTGCACTTCTACCAGAGACGTTttctacggctcgaacccgtgacttcCTGATCACATGGCAACAACTATACCAGTTATGTCACGGCTCCCTTTCCAAGCTCAACAAAGTATAAAACCCAGTATAACAAAGTATATGAGATTTTGTGTAGACCATTGTACTAATTGGAGAGATGTGCATGTGGAGCACAATGTTTTAAGAAAAACAAGATGTCTATACAACAATATGATCTTATTATGCAACTGATAAAACTATTGACTATGCTATACTGTAATAATTATGTGAACAATTATTATATGAATGAAAAGTAAGTATTGTTtatcaaagaagaaaagaatgaaatGTAAGTCTTGCACCAGAAGCTGTGTATCAAAGCCAGAATGATGACGTTGTATTTAAGTGTTTGCCTTTGAATAGGTCCAGAACTCTTAATGCTTGTTCCAGAAActccacttcttcttcttcttcttaagatCAAATGGCAGGAAGTCTAGAATGGAGCATCAAACTACAGTATTAGAATAATATGATAATAGAATGGAATTCTAAACTAAGCAAGATCAGCAAACTCCCACTCAACTCTCAATGCTAAGACAAAATAAACAGGAACAGGAGATAAATGTACAAGCAACTACCTCCTTGAGGATAGATTGAGTTGTAGTGCACCTCTGCCCAGAAACTTAAGTATATGACTGCACCAAGAGAAAAACGAGAGAAACAAAACAATTAAATTGGTGTAAGCGAATCAATATCAAGACTTCAAACATCGCTCTTACAAAGTGCATATGCACAAAGATGTTCCAAGCAATCTCCAGATTTAAGTATCCATTGCTAAGTTGTGCCCACCCTTGGCTTCACAGTAGAGGTATCATATAATGGCATGGAATAAATGTCATGCATACATGACCGATATAAAGCTGTCCCCATTCATTAAACTTAGAACTGTCTCATAATCATTCAATATGTTAAAGTAGACAACTTTAGGTCTCTAAAAAGGCAATAAGGATGCTCATCAGTCCATCTTTTAGATTTCAAAACAACCAAAACTGGTCAACCCTTGGGAATCTCCTTTTCATGAAACCCAAGATCGGATTTGCTTAAGATTGTCCATAACGGTTCATAGTCATCCATTAATCCCCCCTCCCCTTGAAAATTTTGTTATCAAGGAAGGCCAACGTTCTAACTCTTCAGTCCAAAGATCAAAAGTACTCTTTGCATTCTCCAGATGACTCATGATGCTGCTCTGCCTCCCCCCTCTCAATCTTTTTCTCAAGTAAAAAGGGAAAATGGGTAGTCAACAAATAATTATTTCCACTCGGACTAGCAAAAACTCTTGCTGAACTTTACAAAAAAAGTTAAATACAGCAAAAGTATCATGTCTTATAAGTAGCTCTGATAACtctaaattgttgaaaaatggaAAACTTGCACATAAACCGACCACCTAAACATAGATAAGTAAACCTCCAACCTAGTGTATGTTAATTATGTTGCTCTTATACTGCATGTATAGCACGTCTGTTTTCAGAGTTGCAAGATGAATAGTTCGATTTAACTATTGAATATCCAATGAAGCATTTCGGAATCAATTAGATTCAATCTCCTTTGCCTCTATCGAAGAGAGGAAAGAGACAACTGATGTTTTCTGTTGCAATATTCTGATCATTTATATTATAGACTAATGTTGTCTCATAACTCCAGTGGTCCTACTTTATCAGATCGTTATCGGATCTGGGACTTTCGGAAAGGTCCTATACAAAGGCCATACTAGTTTCTCCATAACTCGAACAAGTTTCAAGAATCAAACTCAGATAATAAATCGGGTTATCTAGTATTAGCTACTTTTATAAATTTATCTACTACTATTACTACAATATGCATAATCAGATCATCTCCTTCATCTCCATGTGTAGCCCTCGTTATCGGAAAATTCAATGGGGGGTAACTACAGTGGTGTTAAGAATGATCATACTATCTTTCCTTGTTTGAATTGTTGAAATTTGGCCCTGGATAATATTCTGGTATTatctataagtctaaaaccacATTTCAGAAATAACCAATAAAGAATGTTTGAAGAACTTTGTAAGGGTTGCTCACATAGTGGAATTAAAGTTGGGGAAAATCCTTAACTGCGAACTGGAAGTACGTACACAATTCGGTGACACATGTATTTGTATATGAGATACATGGAAATTGAGAATTCATGCCACTACCACTTCCAAATATTTTGTTAATGAAAACTTGTTCAATCACATTCTATGAAGTAGAGGATATTACAGAAAGGTAAAAGCAATTCAAAATTTGAGAACTAGTTACCTCTGTTTGACTTTTGATTCTTCGGAAGAATCTCGATGTAACATGTATCCTTGAATGACGTTATAACGAGAATTTTCACACCATACTGCTCACAAGACAAAAAGACAATTCAATGTGCAGCACAAATAGGTCATTCACAAACCAATCCATCCTCATCTAATATTATCACAAGCAAAATCTTCGTAAAGGAGCTAAGCATATACAATAAAAAATGCAACACGACCACACAATGGAGACTGAAAGAAAAAAATAGCAAGAGAGGCACATAAACACACATTTTCTTCCACACTACAAAATAAAGGATTAACACATACTCATGAAAAACTACAGGATCACAAATTCTATAGAAGCATGTTACTTCCTACATACCATCAACTTGCAATTAACAAGCTACTACAATATCCAAAGAAGGCACCATATGAGGACATCCAAGTTATGGTTTGGCCAACAATAGCTTACGGTTCTTATTTCCAAGGTTAAGAAACAAACCAAAAGGCAGTAATCAAATGGAGAGAAAAACCAAGGAACCAAAGTAAGGGCAATAATCAGTACCGAGTCAGCAGCAGCCTGCAACGTAACATGATCGCCCCATTCCCCACTCCTGGTTCAACCAATATAAAAGTCAGATGTAAATTAAAGGAGAGAAGGTAATGCACGATTTCAAAATGGAAAAACAAAGGTCTGAGAATTACTTGGACATCCTCTTCAAGTACTCTCCATATTCCATTGGGACATATCCCTCATACATCTCTGGATGATGTTTAAGCTGACAAAacaaaatgattttaaaaaaccTACTCAGCTAAAATGTATGTGaaataattcaaaaatgaaaACCGAAATATCATAGAGAAGATAATCTTATTCACTTAGACAAGCACCTGACTGACTACTTGCTGTCTGACAAATTTGTGGTGCTCCGGTGTACGATAGAATTGATCTGATAAAGCACGGAACTGGAACAAAAGAAGACAGGTGAATAGATGTGCATTAGAAAGAGATAGGATGGAACCTTATCTCAACAAACTTAGAATCGGAGGTGAAACCTAATTCACAGAAAGGAAAAACGGGCTAAGTTCCCATACCCCCATAATactaaagagttaagaaaaaatTTGAATTGTCCTTTTGTCAAACTAACTGAAAATCCacaaataattttcataaagttggCACTTGGCATGGCAAGCAACCTGCCGATATATCACTTGAGTTTTCATATTCCAGTTTTTCTCCAAAATCCTATTATGAACCACTTCCATTCACCACCCATCCCCCCAACTCCATCCGAACTCTCAACTTCTTATATTTTGTAGTTCGCTCTACATTCATTATCCGAGTTCTAATCCCTTCCTATTTTACCAACATTACTATTAATCAGCTTTTCTCCGTGAACATCTTCCATCCAATTTTCACATTCAGTCTCAAATTTCTTGACTCGCTTCTTACTAGTATTCATTTCATAATTAAATAACTCCCAAATCAATAATTCAAGTCCGATTTTCTTTTTGTGACTTTATTGAACTAATCACTAAAGAATTCAATTTAAATGAAATTGCCAATCCCCAATGTATATCATAATTCAGCAATATTGTATATGGTCTCACACACTTCACAAACTTAAATGAAATATGATGAACAGTGAGCAACTGCTTAAGGCTAATGGAAAGAATAGACAAGTAAAAACcaaatatgaaaattaaaaagtTGAGAATTTCAAGCATAACTAAAATGGCAGCccagtgcacaaagcatcccaCATTCACGCAGGGTCCCGACCACATTCACGCAGGGTCCCGAGAAGAGCCTCACCCAAGGGGTGTGATATAGATAGCCtaacctaatgcaagcattaatggCTGCTTCCACGGCTCAAACTCATGACCTATATGTCACACAGAGACAACTTTATATGGAGATAACTTTACTGTTTCCACTGTTTTCAAGCATAACTAAAAAGTAATAAAGAAAGCTAAGACATTGTCACAAACACCAAGAACAAGTTTCTACCAGAACAATTCCAAAAGGAAGGAATACTGATAAACATTATGTTTAAGATTAATACTTATGCTGTAAGTAGTTTAAGGAAAGGGAATACAGTTTTTTTCTTCCACTAGAAATCAAATCATGAGCGCATCTAGACAGTTTGATATCATTACTGCAAGATAAATCAACCAGGTAATATGATAACCTGACAGTTGCCATCTCCTTGCACTTTGTGCTCCACCAAGTCAAATAATTGCAATCTGAAGCAAGAAAAATCACAGCATGGGATGCTTAGCAGAAAATAAGTTATTATAGCAATAGTATTACCATTCAAATGAATTagcaaaaatatcaacttcataGGAAACTAGGTGGCACAAAACCTAATGAAAAAACACAACAATATCAACTTCCTAGGAAACTTAGGTGGCACAAAACCTAATAAAAAAACAGAACAAAATGAAAAACCGCATGCATTGTCCTGTGACTTTAAGCAAACAAAGGGTTAACAGTATCTACTGGAATGTGCTTCGTAAGTGTTTATTTAGAAAGCACAACATACTAGTTGGCTCATTCCACAACAATTATTTTCTGTGCTTGTCCCGGGTCCCATCTCTCCCATTTGATTCTCTTTTCTCAAAATGCATGAGGGGTTTGATGTTACTTTTCAAATAGCAGGCAGTAAGAACCACCGGGAAAAGAATGAATtaataaagaaagagaaaacctAAAAAAAATACAGAAATGATTCTGGAGACACAGGACACCTAATCACAATAGAGGTATGCATTTCTCGCAGTGAACTTATATTTCATTACCTTGGAAAGTGCTAATCTGAGAGAGAATTAAGCAAAGCACTACCATAAGATCATATGTCATTAACTTGTTCATACACAAAATTTCTGTCAACTTGAAAACCTAAGTCGGAGGGATCAGGAGATACCTATCTAGCAGCCTTTGATGATCAGAAGTTGCTTCATCGACTGAAGGTATGTCTCCATTTATTCTAGGAACATGCTGCACGGTTAATAACACAAATTGTTATAAGAAACTAAAGCAGTGACAAGAAAATGGCCAAAGTTGCAGAGCGCCGCACATGTCCTCGTACACAAAGTGAATTAGTGTTCTTGATATACTAACAGACACTACACTTACAGGAACAGCACTCAGCTGGTTTATTCTCTTCCCTACTTCTCCATCAAGCTCAAATTCATCTTGTATTTCCAATGTGTAGGTATACTCTTCTCCATCGTATGATCTGTCGCCAGGACTAGAACAAGAACTTGAAGGCCCCACATCATCAGCTTCTAGACCAGTGTCATGCCCTGTGAATCATATATAAATTAGCAAATGTTTAAACTCgaggaaaaatcacaaaactgaAAACAAGAAATGTACCGGCATAGTACTCCCTTGGAGGAGTATGCCAATGTTGTACACCAGTGGAGGCTTGAAAATACTGCTCATCTGCATGTGAAGATTCAGCATCTTCTGCGATGGACAACTCTGACAATTCTTCTTGTAAAAGATGAGCAATAGCCTCATCACTGTCAACATTGCAATATGATGTGTGATACTGGTTTTCTCTGGCATATTGTTCATGACATATCTCAACGTCATGCTTTCTACCATCGCCGTAATAGTTGGAACTGAAAAGTTGGTCCACATCGAGAAAACTAAGAACCCCACGAGTTGCTTCAGACTCCGGTTCACACATAATTATCTCTTTCAGAAAAATTGCCAAATGAAGAATCTCGTCTCACCTCTAAATTGTGTCTATCTACCTGAATAGAGCCAGTTAATGAAGGGCTCAGCTAAGAAGGATAAGACTATTCAGACCTATTGGTAGATAATATGAAATCTATGGATATTACAATGATATTATGTTAGTAATATGAAGTATCTGTCAACATTATTCTGCAATATTCTGATAGTGCTATTGGCAATGAATAGTCAGAGTTGAATATGAGTAGTGATGCATATGTATCATAACTTCCACCTAAAAATATTAAACATGAAAATAGGATTGAGAGTTTGAGACATGTAGCGCTGGTCCTAATAGATCAAGAGAAAGATAGACAGCCAAATAAAAAAagcaaatagataaataattacTATAAGTTATGCTGCTTTATGTGTTGAGCTACAGGgcagtcaacaacaacaacagcaaaccCAGTAGTTTtccacaagtagggtctggggagggtaagatgtacgcaaccttacccctacccctggAAGGGCAGCTACGCAGCTACAGGGCAGTCAATTGCTTCAATTAGGAAACCTTAATACAGTAGTGTTTCCGTTTCTCATATGTGCCAAACATTTAACAAACGCAGAAGTGGTACAACTGATAAGTGATAGTGTGGATAGGATCATAAGGATACATTATTTTCCATGGACATATTTTCCTTTCTTACAGAAAATAATTCGAATTTCAAGACAAAGAGAAAAATCACTGCAAGCATGCGCCTCGCTTTAGGATTTAGGTTTTGACATTCCGCAATTATACTAAATGCTATTTATATTTAAAATGATTGTTTCACTGAACATGCACATTAAGTAGTTGTTTACTTGTTTTGACTTGTTTTTATATTGAAATATCACATCTACTAAGAACTTTTCAGACTTCTTTTAACAACCAAAATATTGCTTATCAGTTTTGAGTGATTCTCCGTAATTTTGCATCTTAGTGTCTGAAATTGTGGTGAGAATATTATTTCCTGCTGTAAGTTGGAGACGCACAAAATCCCCACATATTCCAGAGTTTTACAAGGACTACTGAGTCCAACATGAACAAAATCTTGCAAATATTCTTGAATCACAAATTCTATTTAAGACTCTGCCTTCTCCCCTCTCAAACCCCTCCCAACGTTTCAGACATTATGAATTCCTTTTGGAATCAACAAAAGATGATATTTGTTTTTTAACAGTTTGGGAACGGAAGTTCATGCGATTCTGTTGCGATATCCTAAAGCCTGATGATAGTACCAGAATAATGTTTCAATAGAATTATTCTAAGACTATAGCCACCAGCTCGATTGCTGAAATCATTCTATCCTTCTCCATTCCCTCAATTCCTACCAATATATCAAAAATTAACCTTTAGTTGGACAGTTATAACCAACAAAAGAGTTGATCTTAGAAGCATTTTACTTTTGTAAAACATTTTGGGCCATACCAACACATCATCCCGATCTCTCTTTCCTGCCTGTCCAAACCAAAGAAAACACAACCTCTTCTGGTTCAAGGTCGAAATCCTCAAACCAATCAAAATCTGATTTTAGTTTACTATTCTTACGATAAGAAGTTATGTCTCATTCATGTGATGAGAGAGCTGAGAATAAAAATTAGCAAATTTCACATCTACGGCAGATTTTGTGCCCCAAATCATTTAGACTTATGAAACTAAGCGGACGGGGAAGGTATGACCCCTCCCTCATTGAAGAAAGGGGATCCATAGGGCAGGTTCACTCACATACTGACTTATCTTGATAAAGTACTTAACCTTAAGCgtgaaaagaaaaacaataaaatgaACTTAAGCTTTAAAGCTATGGGCTCACTAGCCTAATCACCTAGCGGTATTGTTCGGTATTGCAAAAAGTATTTtcctggaaaatattttctttgatgATATAATTTCCAATATGTCCTGACCTCAAATTATAGAAAATCCTCTCGAAAAGAGATAATCTTTTACCAAAATGGGAAAAATGACTTCTGTCACCTATGGATAGaagtcatttttcttcacaaatatcCTAACTCTTACTCCATATTACTTGTTTCATCAATATTTCAACATTTTTTCAACCTTTATAACCCGAAAATTTTACCAAAATACTATATGCATACCTATCCACCACCTTGTACAATTACTTAATATCACCTACTTTCATATCCAACAAAACACTGGTGAAAAAAGAACAGCCAAAAAAacaaatttttacaaaaaaatattctccattaaaaAACATTTTAAGTTTTACCAAACATACCCAGTTCACTTTAATAGTCAGAAAGTGAGATCAAAGTGCCAGTAGTATTTCTAAAAGACAAGCTCGACTATCTACTAACCTTCTatcctaattctcgacctccacactcTCTATCAAGCGGGGTAAGGTGTGCGTACAC includes these proteins:
- the LOC107790541 gene encoding OVARIAN TUMOR DOMAIN-containing deubiquitinating enzyme 12; protein product: MCEPESEATRGVLSFLDVDQLFSSNYYGDGRKHDVEICHEQYARENQYHTSYCNVDSDEAIAHLLQEELSELSIAEDAESSHADEQYFQASTGVQHWHTPPREYYAGHDTGLEADDVGPSSSCSSPGDRSYDGEEYTYTLEIQDEFELDGEVGKRINQLSAVPHVPRINGDIPSVDEATSDHQRLLDRLQLFDLVEHKVQGDGNCQFRALSDQFYRTPEHHKFVRQQVVSQLKHHPEMYEGYVPMEYGEYLKRMSKSGEWGDHVTLQAAADSYGVKILVITSFKDTCYIEILPKNQKSNRVIYLSFWAEVHYNSIYPQGDFLPFDLKKKKKKWSFWNKH